One genomic region from uncultured Subdoligranulum sp. encodes:
- a CDS encoding peptidoglycan DD-metalloendopeptidase family protein encodes MKENTHKEPKQKPSGRVPKEHVVNRLPKTLAREAWLKSKEKAISATRTRSGSDYASAQEMEEYAVQQAEDHLEDGALFALRKTGTVAKDRFTRKNEPDEPPQDDPMYGDAPEPGEKKATARENSSSDPQANAKKAQKRRTAQKQSRDVRVRQQRIKKSTRGVRGVDRDQKQLRTAANTARKEKQARQAAQRTQRTIYRAQQAARESAEAAKKVIAVIRSAIQHLLAALQSLAAALIAGGWVTVFVILLICLIALVVGSGYGIFFAAESPDENAISVQDAVEQLTEEYRDRLEEIENSVDYDRQEIESNDGSYAIAWQDVLAVFASQTSGDANGAAVAYLDEDNVDRLRTVLWNMNELDWRTESQTQEVEQTNEEGETETTTITETVLIIEMTHHTPDEMRDTYHFTDRQNEYLTLLSGEDTTILWGELLGGFVQGSGDIMTPGFTGTGDGSLQWPLPIAGSITSPFGYRTDPISGESSYHSGTDISAPEGTPILAAAAGTVTIANATDSWGGSYGYHVKLDHGNGMETLYAHCSSICVTVGQQVQAGQVIAYVGHTGRATGSHLHFEAYIDGQRTDPTALVG; translated from the coding sequence ATGAAAGAGAATACCCACAAAGAACCCAAGCAGAAACCTTCTGGCCGAGTGCCAAAAGAGCATGTTGTAAACCGGCTGCCGAAAACCCTTGCACGAGAAGCATGGCTGAAAAGCAAGGAAAAAGCAATTTCGGCAACGCGCACACGGTCCGGCAGCGACTACGCTTCCGCACAGGAAATGGAAGAATACGCTGTCCAGCAAGCAGAGGACCATCTGGAAGATGGAGCTCTCTTTGCATTGAGGAAAACAGGTACCGTTGCCAAAGATCGTTTCACTCGCAAAAATGAGCCGGATGAACCGCCGCAGGATGATCCCATGTATGGGGATGCCCCGGAACCGGGCGAGAAGAAAGCCACAGCCCGAGAAAACTCCAGCTCCGATCCGCAAGCAAACGCCAAGAAGGCGCAGAAACGACGAACTGCTCAGAAGCAAAGCCGCGATGTCAGAGTGCGCCAGCAACGGATCAAGAAATCTACCCGAGGGGTACGCGGTGTCGATAGAGATCAAAAACAACTCCGCACGGCTGCCAATACCGCCCGCAAAGAGAAACAGGCAAGACAAGCAGCACAACGCACACAGCGAACAATCTATCGGGCTCAGCAGGCCGCACGGGAAAGTGCAGAAGCAGCCAAAAAGGTAATTGCAGTGATACGCTCGGCGATTCAGCATCTGTTGGCCGCTCTGCAGAGCCTTGCGGCTGCACTGATTGCTGGTGGCTGGGTAACCGTGTTTGTCATCCTGCTGATCTGTTTAATTGCCCTTGTGGTGGGATCAGGTTATGGGATCTTCTTCGCCGCAGAGTCTCCGGACGAGAATGCTATCAGTGTGCAGGATGCCGTGGAACAGCTAACCGAAGAATATCGGGACCGGCTGGAAGAAATCGAAAACAGTGTAGACTATGACCGCCAGGAGATCGAGTCCAACGATGGAAGCTATGCCATTGCGTGGCAGGATGTCCTGGCGGTCTTTGCGTCTCAAACATCAGGGGATGCCAATGGTGCTGCCGTTGCCTATCTGGATGAGGACAACGTGGATCGGCTGCGCACCGTCCTTTGGAATATGAACGAACTGGACTGGCGCACCGAAAGCCAAACCCAGGAGGTGGAACAAACAAATGAGGAAGGTGAGACAGAAACCACAACCATTACCGAAACCGTCCTGATCATTGAAATGACCCACCATACACCTGACGAGATGCGTGACACATACCACTTTACCGACAGACAAAATGAATACCTGACACTTCTGTCAGGAGAAGATACCACAATCCTTTGGGGTGAACTCCTGGGTGGCTTCGTGCAGGGGAGCGGGGACATTATGACGCCGGGATTTACCGGCACGGGTGACGGGAGCTTACAATGGCCACTTCCCATTGCGGGAAGCATTACTTCTCCGTTTGGGTATCGCACCGATCCAATCAGTGGAGAAAGCAGTTACCATAGCGGTACCGACATCTCCGCTCCGGAAGGGACTCCCATCCTGGCTGCTGCAGCCGGTACCGTAACAATCGCCAATGCCACCGACAGTTGGGGCGGTAGTTACGGATACCATGTGAAACTGGATCACGGAAATGGAATGGAAACCTTGTATGCACATTGCTCCAGCATCTGCGTCACCGTGGGGCAGCAGGTACAGGCGGGACAGGTTATTGCTTATGTGGGGCATACTGGCCGAGCAACGGGTAGTCATTTGCATTTTGAAGCCTACATCGACGGTCAGCGCACAGACCCGACAGCGTTGGTGGGGTAG
- a CDS encoding ComEC/Rec2 family competence protein, with translation MLQKRYVRFLSGLLSLAFLAFTGCTNSQEQIPVSTPGIPVVQAEVSEPEQSPALNREDGASFSLTMLDVGQGLSILVQADGEYLLYDGGGRGTSSYVVAYLQQHAVTELEWLAASHYDEDHISGLVGVLHTTPVEQALMPDYTTDTQIYQSLQTVLGEKNVPVIHPAKGDTFSLGEAEIQVVGPQNYDYDSDNDESLCLRICYGDFQCLLTGDAEQDAEQDMVASGQDLTCDLYVVGHHGSSSSTSEELLDAASPAYAFLSVGEDNPYGHPTAQTLNALQQHEITLYRTDQQGEVTVYSDGQKCWFSTEPCQDWSAGNQAIAEKPLSTTVPQTAQYVLNTHTKKFHFPDWPSVDQMSEKNKEFTDASRDELIARGYTACGRCNP, from the coding sequence ATGCTGCAAAAAAGATATGTCAGGTTCCTTTCCGGTTTGCTCTCTTTGGCGTTCCTGGCATTTACAGGTTGTACCAACTCTCAGGAGCAGATACCGGTATCCACACCTGGTATTCCCGTGGTGCAAGCGGAGGTAAGTGAACCGGAACAGTCTCCTGCATTAAACCGTGAAGATGGGGCATCCTTTTCCCTGACAATGCTGGATGTGGGGCAGGGACTTTCTATTCTCGTTCAGGCCGATGGTGAGTATCTGCTTTATGACGGCGGCGGTCGCGGCACGTCCTCCTATGTGGTTGCCTATCTCCAACAGCACGCTGTAACAGAACTTGAATGGCTGGCAGCTTCCCACTATGATGAGGATCACATCAGCGGTCTGGTAGGTGTGCTTCATACCACACCAGTGGAGCAGGCGCTGATGCCCGACTACACCACTGACACGCAAATCTACCAATCCCTGCAAACCGTGCTGGGAGAAAAGAATGTTCCGGTGATTCACCCAGCCAAAGGAGACACCTTCTCTCTCGGTGAGGCAGAAATCCAGGTTGTGGGGCCGCAAAATTATGACTATGATTCGGACAATGACGAATCCCTCTGTCTGCGCATTTGTTACGGGGATTTCCAATGCCTTCTGACCGGAGATGCCGAGCAGGACGCAGAACAGGACATGGTGGCTTCCGGGCAGGATCTGACCTGCGATTTATATGTGGTAGGACATCACGGTAGTTCCTCTTCCACCAGTGAAGAACTGTTGGATGCGGCGTCTCCTGCCTATGCATTCCTTAGCGTGGGGGAGGACAACCCGTATGGGCACCCCACAGCGCAGACATTGAACGCCCTGCAACAGCATGAAATTACCCTATACCGAACCGATCAGCAGGGAGAAGTCACTGTCTATTCAGATGGTCAGAAATGTTGGTTCAGCACGGAACCCTGTCAAGACTGGAGCGCCGGCAACCAAGCCATCGCTGAAAAGCCACTCTCCACAACTGTACCGCAGACCGCACAGTATGTGCTGAACACTCACACCAAAAAGTTTCATTTTCCGGATTGGCCCAGTGTCGATCAGATGAGCGAAAAGAACAAGGAGTTTACAGATGCTTCCCGAGATGAATTGATTGCCAGAGGCTATACGGCCTGTGGCCGATGTAATCCTTAG
- a CDS encoding helix-turn-helix transcriptional regulator: MELDYKAIGKRIKVARIRMEITQEQLADKVSVSPTHLSNIETGSTRVSLTTIVKVANALNVTVDDLLCDNLVKARPQFERDMQSLLDDCNDHEVRIAYKVAKAAVEAVRSDEKLNQQ; this comes from the coding sequence ATGGAACTAGATTACAAGGCAATCGGGAAACGCATCAAAGTCGCTCGTATCCGTATGGAAATCACACAAGAGCAATTGGCTGACAAGGTGTCTGTATCCCCGACTCATTTGAGCAATATTGAGACTGGCAGTACCCGTGTAAGCCTGACAACCATCGTGAAGGTTGCCAACGCGTTAAACGTAACCGTAGACGATCTGTTGTGTGACAATTTGGTCAAAGCTCGTCCGCAATTCGAGAGGGATATGCAGTCCTTACTGGATGACTGTAACGACCACGAGGTACGCATCGCTTATAAAGTTGCGAAAGCTGCTGTAGAAGCCGTACGGTCTGACGAAAAATTGAACCAGCAGTAA
- the ltrA gene encoding group II intron reverse transcriptase/maturase — protein sequence MPGCNGRDRGCNITLPERVQTSVWSFFAREFEKFLKGVKQMNRKLCATPRVGQHWQDIDFANAEKCVKKLQMRIAKAVKERKWGKVKALQWTLTHSYYAKVLAVKQVTENRGKRTSGVDHELWDTPDGKLKAIGKLKRHGYRPLPLRRVYRPKKNGKLRPLSIPTMTDRAMQTLYRFALDPVAETTADAHSYGFRKGRCVQDAIEHCFTSLSRGTSPAWILEGDIKGCFDHISHKWLLDNIPMDKEILGKFLKSGFVDGGIFHNSEEGTPQGGTISTVLCNMTLDGLEPLLKERFVRNYRNGRMYNPKVNFTRYADDFIVTGESPELLDEQVKPLIRQFLQERGLTLSEEKTKITHIEDGFDFLGCNIRKFKGKLLTRPSKTSEKAFLAKIRAVVRANRMARQQDLIAKLNPIIRGWTNFHRFNVASRVFHHADFQIYQALWKWAKRRHPNKGSRWIAQRYFHRIGNRTWTFSVQWRRADGSTGYYALEYANDVKIARYPKIQDGANPYDEEWQLYFEERETDKMRISVKGNATLRKIFRIQKGRCALCGERLTLETGARCHKYTDGMRTMNYLVHPSCHRKIILFHSCDRLIAAVIGFERLEPYDGKLSRTVLRGGVGSNAYLLPDYASVEMQENPQLRGKRIAVCGSKEDRHGIVLTANYPAKWMGVKTGMAIWQARQCCRDLIIVPPHYTEYMRYSGYVREILQDYSDQIEGFGLDESWVDVSGSTGLFGSPMTIAKEISTRVKKELGITVSIGVSNNKVTAKLGSDYKKTDGITRIEPDNYQEIAYPLPVQDLLYVGPATQRKLNSYGIRTIGQLAETNPKTLQGWFGKVGYALSAFARGLDTSPVAKLDHRAAIKSVGNSGTTPRDLMNDTDVWLMLNIMSESVAMRMRELAMKCTVVEVSVRDSDLCGFVRQRKIETPTNVALEIAREAFALFKANYRWGKPLRGVGVRGAGLVPEDCAVQLGFFSNEEKREKLERIDKAVDNVRERYGYTCVQRAIVYTDNQLSKINPKDDHTVHPVGFFNAG from the coding sequence ATGCCTGGCTGTAACGGCCGGGATAGAGGTTGCAACATTACCTTGCCCGAAAGGGTGCAGACTTCCGTCTGGTCTTTCTTTGCAAGAGAATTTGAGAAATTTCTGAAAGGGGTAAAGCAGATGAACAGGAAACTGTGTGCGACTCCTCGCGTCGGTCAGCACTGGCAAGACATTGACTTTGCCAATGCAGAAAAGTGCGTGAAGAAACTGCAAATGCGTATTGCAAAGGCCGTAAAGGAAAGAAAGTGGGGCAAGGTCAAAGCCCTGCAATGGACACTGACGCACTCGTATTATGCGAAAGTGCTCGCAGTGAAACAAGTGACAGAAAACAGAGGGAAACGAACTTCCGGTGTTGACCATGAACTTTGGGACACCCCCGACGGTAAATTGAAAGCGATCGGAAAATTAAAACGACACGGCTACCGACCGTTACCGCTTCGGCGTGTGTATAGACCAAAGAAAAACGGGAAGCTTCGTCCCCTCAGCATTCCAACCATGACAGACAGAGCCATGCAAACCTTGTACAGGTTCGCGCTCGACCCCGTTGCGGAAACAACGGCAGATGCTCACTCATACGGATTTCGCAAAGGACGTTGCGTGCAAGATGCCATTGAACACTGCTTCACAAGTCTAAGCCGCGGCACATCACCGGCTTGGATTCTGGAGGGAGACATCAAAGGATGCTTTGATCATATCAGCCACAAATGGCTGCTGGATAATATTCCGATGGACAAAGAAATCCTTGGAAAATTTCTAAAGAGCGGTTTCGTGGATGGCGGTATCTTCCACAATTCGGAAGAAGGCACCCCGCAGGGCGGTACGATTTCGACTGTACTTTGTAACATGACGCTGGATGGATTGGAGCCCTTACTGAAAGAGAGATTCGTGCGCAACTACAGGAACGGTCGGATGTACAATCCAAAAGTCAACTTTACTCGATATGCCGACGACTTTATTGTGACGGGAGAAAGTCCCGAGCTGCTGGATGAACAAGTAAAACCACTCATCCGGCAATTCCTCCAGGAGCGAGGCCTTACCCTGTCAGAAGAAAAAACCAAGATTACGCATATCGAAGATGGGTTTGATTTCTTGGGATGTAACATCCGAAAGTTCAAAGGAAAATTGCTTACACGGCCATCCAAAACATCCGAAAAAGCGTTTCTCGCTAAAATTCGAGCGGTGGTTCGGGCCAATCGGATGGCACGCCAACAAGACCTCATTGCCAAACTGAACCCTATTATCCGAGGATGGACAAACTTCCACCGTTTTAACGTCGCTTCCAGGGTGTTTCACCATGCCGACTTTCAGATTTACCAAGCATTGTGGAAATGGGCAAAAAGACGGCATCCTAACAAAGGAAGTCGCTGGATCGCCCAACGATATTTCCATCGCATTGGTAATCGTACCTGGACATTTTCTGTCCAATGGCGGAGAGCAGATGGCAGTACAGGGTACTATGCCTTGGAATACGCGAACGATGTGAAAATTGCTCGCTATCCCAAAATTCAGGACGGAGCCAATCCCTATGATGAGGAATGGCAGCTGTATTTTGAAGAACGGGAAACGGATAAAATGCGTATCAGTGTAAAAGGCAATGCTACGCTCAGGAAAATCTTCCGAATTCAGAAAGGGCGCTGCGCGCTTTGCGGTGAGCGTTTAACCCTGGAAACTGGTGCGCGGTGTCACAAATACACCGATGGAATGCGTACGATGAACTATTTGGTTCATCCAAGTTGTCACAGGAAAATCATTCTTTTCCATTCTTGCGACCGGCTTATTGCGGCAGTAATAGGCTTTGAAAGGCTTGAGCCGTATGACGGGAAACTGTCACGTACGGTTCTTAGGGGAGGGGTGGGCAGTAATGCCTATCTCTTACCCGACTATGCAAGTGTAGAGATGCAGGAAAATCCTCAGTTGCGGGGAAAGCGCATTGCAGTTTGCGGAAGCAAAGAAGATCGTCACGGTATTGTACTGACGGCCAATTATCCTGCAAAATGGATGGGAGTTAAGACCGGCATGGCCATCTGGCAAGCACGGCAGTGCTGTCGTGACCTGATCATTGTTCCGCCTCATTACACCGAGTATATGCGGTATAGCGGTTACGTGCGGGAAATTCTGCAAGATTACAGCGACCAGATCGAAGGGTTCGGCCTGGATGAAAGCTGGGTCGATGTTTCCGGTAGCACGGGCCTGTTTGGCAGCCCGATGACTATTGCCAAAGAAATCAGCACACGGGTCAAGAAGGAACTGGGCATCACAGTGAGTATCGGCGTTTCCAACAATAAAGTTACGGCAAAATTGGGCAGTGACTACAAAAAAACCGACGGGATCACGCGCATTGAGCCCGACAACTACCAAGAAATTGCTTACCCGCTTCCCGTACAAGACTTATTGTACGTGGGGCCGGCTACTCAACGAAAATTGAATTCCTATGGTATCAGAACCATCGGCCAGCTGGCAGAGACCAATCCAAAAACCTTACAAGGGTGGTTCGGCAAGGTAGGCTACGCACTTTCTGCTTTCGCCCGTGGTCTGGATACTTCACCAGTTGCCAAGCTGGACCACAGAGCAGCCATCAAAAGTGTTGGAAATAGTGGAACCACACCACGAGACCTGATGAATGATACGGATGTATGGTTGATGTTGAACATCATGAGTGAGAGTGTAGCCATGCGGATGCGGGAACTCGCCATGAAATGCACGGTAGTGGAAGTATCGGTGCGGGACAGTGATCTCTGTGGATTTGTGCGCCAGCGCAAAATAGAAACTCCGACCAATGTAGCCCTGGAAATTGCGCGGGAGGCGTTTGCGCTGTTCAAGGCCAATTACCGTTGGGGAAAGCCTTTGCGCGGTGTAGGTGTGCGCGGAGCAGGACTCGTGCCGGAGGACTGTGCTGTTCAGCTTGGATTTTTCAGCAATGAAGAAAAACGGGAAAAGCTGGAACGCATCGACAAGGCTGTAGATAATGTCAGAGAGCGGTATGGGTATACCTGTGTACAGAGAGCGATTGTCTATACGGACAACCAGTTGAGTAAAATAAACCCCAAGGATGACCATACCGTCCATCCGGTGGGATTTTTCAATGCGGGATAA
- a CDS encoding LexA family transcriptional regulator, with protein sequence MSWNDRIKQAREAQKLTREQVVTRMREFLPHEKSVATRTLVSWESGDTEPRVTQAIALAHALGYREVSDLFNESEGPQLNHLGMNRLEEYRDLLLRSPQFCEDIHPTIRVLPVYLQPASAGTGQWLDDDLAEQMEVDDSVPSRAEFGVRLAGNSMEPRFADGQIVWARASETAENGSIILCVLNGQGYCKKLKCDEHGVALISLNPAYQPIPIGAEDEFHIAGIVVG encoded by the coding sequence ATGAGCTGGAATGACAGAATCAAACAGGCCCGGGAAGCCCAAAAACTTACTCGTGAGCAAGTTGTGACCCGGATGCGGGAATTTCTTCCCCATGAAAAAAGTGTAGCCACCCGTACCCTTGTATCCTGGGAGAGCGGCGACACAGAGCCGCGGGTCACTCAGGCAATTGCCTTGGCTCATGCGCTGGGATATCGAGAGGTATCTGATCTGTTCAACGAATCCGAAGGCCCCCAGCTCAACCATTTGGGTATGAACCGTCTAGAAGAGTACCGGGATCTGTTGCTGCGCTCTCCTCAGTTTTGTGAGGACATTCATCCCACGATTCGTGTTCTTCCCGTTTATTTGCAACCAGCTTCGGCCGGCACGGGTCAGTGGTTGGATGATGATCTTGCCGAGCAGATGGAGGTAGACGACTCTGTCCCCTCCCGCGCGGAATTTGGTGTTCGCCTAGCCGGTAACTCTATGGAACCTCGTTTCGCAGATGGGCAGATTGTCTGGGCCCGAGCCAGTGAAACAGCCGAAAACGGTTCCATTATTCTTTGTGTTTTGAACGGCCAAGGATATTGCAAAAAACTAAAATGTGACGAACACGGCGTTGCGCTGATTTCGCTGAATCCCGCTTATCAGCCTATTCCCATTGGTGCAGAAGACGAGTTTCATATTGCCGGAATCGTGGTTGGGTAA
- a CDS encoding SOS response-associated peptidase: MCGRYLFSTKENREFQRIIQDAQRRSVQHGELNFPMAGDIAPTATAPVLIASGNKVVAEFQRWGIPGWRGGLMINARSETVCEKPMFRKSMAAQRCVIPASGYYEWDAGKHKYFFQIPGKPIYLAGIYDNIEGINCYVVLTTVPNASVSDIHDRMPLILSHEQVRPWLTDPQAALRLLTIVPPLLQYTREDGQLSFEDLA, from the coding sequence ATGTGTGGTCGGTATTTGTTTTCTACTAAAGAGAATCGAGAATTTCAGAGAATCATACAGGATGCGCAGCGCCGCAGTGTGCAGCACGGCGAACTGAATTTTCCTATGGCCGGAGATATTGCCCCTACAGCCACGGCACCAGTTCTTATCGCAAGCGGTAACAAAGTAGTCGCAGAATTTCAGCGTTGGGGCATACCTGGCTGGCGCGGTGGTCTGATGATCAATGCCCGCTCCGAAACGGTCTGCGAGAAGCCTATGTTCCGCAAAAGCATGGCTGCGCAGCGCTGTGTGATTCCTGCCAGTGGGTACTACGAATGGGACGCGGGGAAGCACAAATACTTCTTCCAGATTCCAGGGAAACCAATCTATCTGGCCGGGATCTACGACAATATTGAGGGGATCAACTGTTATGTTGTGTTGACCACTGTGCCTAATGCATCTGTTTCAGATATTCATGACCGCATGCCGCTGATTCTGTCCCACGAACAGGTACGCCCCTGGTTAACTGATCCTCAAGCAGCACTACGCCTGCTTACCATTGTTCCACCGCTGTTGCAATACACTCGTGAAGATGGGCAATTAAGTTTTGAAGATTTAGCATAA
- a CDS encoding alpha-amylase family glycosyl hydrolase, with protein MTQRKSTKLLSLILALLMAFMLLWTALPAQAEENVDALGPVTSKDVIYQIITDRFYDGDTSNNVPDGFDATLYDGTGDDLKLYQGGDWAGIIEKIPYLKGMGVTAVWISAPYENRDTEIIDYQSDGSYDRWTSFHGYHVRNYFATNKHFGTLNEFKELRDALHENGIKLIIDFVTNHTSREMNPTAGNIPEDGKLYEPDRKEDGSFAFDENGEPYDYNGDGLVENLIADPQNDTNGWFHGLGDRGDDSSRFGYRYKDLGSLADFSQENGEVAEYLEEATLFWANMGINGIRHDATLHMDAAFAKGLKDAVDSSNTITQFGEFFIGRPDPKYDEYVYFPKQTGINNLDFEYYRAASTTFGDFSTTMSDFGNMMEYTQEDYDYENQTVTFLDNHDVSRFGYTQRSQKTYNAALATLLTSRGIPNIYYGTEQYIVPADGSDVAGRIFMQTDSAFDTTTTAYQLIGELSDLRQDNDALAYGTTVIRYSSDDVLVYERQFYDDVVLVAVNRQPDASFTIDGVETMLPAGEYSDYLNGMLDGSSITVSSGTEINNSSSFTLPGGAVCVWQYDSSASAPQIGNVISTMGRAGNKVYIYGDGLDGNVTVNFGGTPATVIENSATEIVTTVPENATPGYNDITVTKDGATSNSFTYNVLSGDQNQVIFHVQAETNYGENIYIVGNIPELGNWDPDNCTEALLNPNYPEWFLPVSVPAGTQIEFKFIKKDSTGAITWESGENRVITSSPDSAGSVDTELYYWRN; from the coding sequence ATGACCCAAAGAAAAAGCACGAAACTTCTTTCCCTGATTTTGGCGCTGCTAATGGCGTTTATGCTGCTATGGACGGCGCTGCCTGCCCAAGCGGAAGAAAACGTAGACGCTCTGGGCCCGGTCACATCGAAGGATGTGATCTATCAAATTATTACCGACCGTTTTTATGACGGAGACACGAGTAACAATGTGCCCGACGGATTTGATGCAACGCTTTATGATGGTACCGGAGATGACTTGAAGCTATACCAAGGAGGCGACTGGGCTGGTATTATCGAAAAGATCCCGTACCTAAAAGGGATGGGGGTGACGGCTGTCTGGATTTCCGCTCCATATGAGAACCGTGACACCGAAATTATCGACTATCAGAGCGACGGCAGCTATGACCGTTGGACCAGCTTCCACGGTTACCATGTGCGAAACTATTTTGCCACCAACAAACATTTTGGTACGCTGAACGAATTCAAAGAATTACGCGATGCACTTCACGAAAACGGCATCAAACTGATTATCGACTTCGTGACAAATCATACAAGCCGTGAAATGAATCCTACTGCTGGGAATATCCCTGAAGACGGGAAACTCTATGAGCCAGACCGGAAGGAAGATGGTTCGTTTGCATTTGACGAAAATGGCGAACCGTATGACTACAATGGCGACGGACTGGTCGAAAATTTGATTGCAGACCCGCAAAACGATACGAACGGCTGGTTCCACGGCTTGGGAGACAGAGGTGACGACAGCAGCAGATTCGGATATCGGTATAAAGACTTGGGGTCTCTGGCTGATTTCTCGCAGGAAAATGGGGAAGTTGCAGAATACCTGGAAGAAGCAACGCTGTTCTGGGCAAACATGGGCATCAACGGCATCCGGCACGATGCCACGCTACACATGGATGCAGCGTTTGCCAAGGGGCTGAAAGATGCAGTTGACTCCAGCAACACCATCACCCAGTTTGGCGAATTCTTTATTGGCCGCCCCGATCCCAAATACGATGAATATGTATATTTCCCAAAGCAGACCGGTATCAACAATCTGGATTTTGAATACTACCGCGCTGCTTCCACGACCTTCGGCGATTTCTCGACCACGATGTCCGATTTTGGAAACATGATGGAGTATACGCAGGAGGACTATGATTACGAAAATCAAACCGTAACATTCCTTGACAACCATGACGTGAGCAGATTCGGCTATACCCAGCGCAGCCAGAAAACTTACAATGCGGCGCTTGCTACGCTTCTTACGTCCCGCGGCATTCCGAACATTTACTATGGTACGGAGCAGTATATTGTTCCGGCAGATGGCAGTGATGTTGCCGGCCGGATCTTTATGCAAACCGACAGCGCGTTTGATACGACAACCACTGCGTATCAGCTGATTGGTGAATTGTCTGATTTGCGCCAGGATAACGATGCATTGGCATACGGAACGACCGTGATTCGGTATAGCAGTGACGATGTTTTGGTGTATGAACGCCAGTTCTATGATGACGTTGTGCTGGTTGCAGTGAACCGGCAACCTGACGCGAGTTTTACCATCGATGGCGTTGAGACAATGCTCCCGGCTGGCGAGTATTCCGATTACCTGAATGGTATGCTGGATGGATCGTCTATCACGGTTAGTTCCGGAACAGAAATCAACAATTCTTCCTCTTTCACGCTTCCTGGCGGCGCGGTTTGTGTCTGGCAGTATGACAGCTCTGCATCCGCACCACAGATCGGCAATGTGATCTCTACAATGGGACGCGCTGGCAACAAAGTATATATCTATGGCGATGGGCTTGACGGAAATGTGACTGTCAATTTTGGTGGTACGCCCGCGACAGTCATTGAAAATAGCGCAACAGAGATCGTTACTACAGTGCCTGAGAATGCGACGCCTGGGTACAACGACATCACCGTCACAAAGGATGGGGCGACCAGTAACAGTTTTACATACAATGTTTTGTCGGGAGATCAAAACCAGGTGATATTCCATGTTCAGGCAGAAACGAACTATGGCGAGAACATCTATATCGTTGGTAATATCCCGGAACTCGGCAATTGGGATCCTGATAACTGTACGGAAGCATTGTTGAATCCCAATTACCCGGAATGGTTCCTGCCGGTCAGCGTCCCCGCTGGAACCCAAATTGAGTTCAAATTCATCAAGAAAGATTCTACGGGCGCGATCACATGGGAAAGCGGCGAGAATCGAGTTATAACATCTTCGCCTGACAGTGCAGGCAGCGTTGACACTGAGCTGTACTATTGGCGGAACTGA